ATAATAATATAAAGTTTTAAAAGTAGATAGTAGTTTTCTTAAGGATGATGTAAACTTTCTTTAACAAAATGACAACTTTAGTTGACATTTTGGAGTTATATGCATATAATTATGTAAAAGTAACTAGTTAAATATGAACTTCAGAGCTCAGGTGGTGGTTTATTGGAACTAAGGAATAGAGTAAAAGAAATGAGGGCTAGATTCAACTTAAGTCAATCAGAACTTGGTAAGCTAGTTGATGTCTCTAGACAAACTATTGGACTCATTGAAAAAGGTGACTATTCTCCCTCTGTATTTCTAGCTTTAAAAATCGCTAAAGTATTCGAATCAAGTGTGGAAGAAATTTTTCGACTAGAGGAGGATGAAGATGATGAAGATCAGTAAAAAAAGAATTCATTTCTTTATTGTTACGGGTATATTTGCATTTATTGGAGGTATAGTGGGATTTCTATCATCAAAATATAATGGATTGTCTATTCCTTTTAGTAAGTTTTCATATAATTTATTCTATAAGCTAGGAATAGTTTTCTTTATTGTTACAATTTTAATAACTACAAAAAATCTAATTGATATAGTTAAATATTCAAAATCCCATGACAAAAATAGTGAAGTTGCTAGAAATATAGAAAAAAAGCTTGAATTTACTATGTTCACAAGTACTTCTTTTAGTATTTTATTTCTTGGATGGTATGGAGTTTTAATATCTTTTATTACAACTCTTAATAATATTTTTCATATATCAACAGGCATTATAATCATATTAACAGGTGCTATTTTACAAGGTATAGTATTTAAATATCATAATAAACTATATCCTAAAAAAGCTATTGATCCTATGTCCTTAAATGCAGATAAAGATCGCTTTGATAAACTAGATGAAGGTGAAAAATGGATGATTTATAAATCATCTTATAAAACATTTAGAGTTATGGACTTCATATATTCCATCGTTTTAACTTTTATAATATTAGCATCTATGCTTTTTAGTCTATCTTCATTAAGTATAGTAATAGTAACTTTATTATGGATATCACAAAAACTTATTTATTTCTGTGAAGCTAGAAAATTTAATAATGAATAGTATGTTTGTATTGAGTAGCATAAACTTTCATATTTATCTAATTCTTTAAAATACTAAATCTTTTTATATAAAAAAGTGACAAGGATGGTGGTAACGTGATAGAAGTTATAAATTTGCAAAAGAAATTTAAAGATTTCGAGGCAGTTAAAAATGTATCTTTTAAAGTAGAAAAAGGAAAAGTATTCGGTCTTCTAGGTGAAAATGGTGCCGGAAAAACTACTACATTAAGACTACTTTCAACAATGCTAAAACCTACCTCTGGTACTGCTAATATAGGAGGATATGACTTGGTCAAGAATCCTGAGGGTGTTAGGAGTAAAATAGGAATATTATTTGGTGGTGAAACTGGACTATATGACAGACTTACAGCAAGAGAAAATATGGAATACTTTGGTTTGTTAAACGGTATGAGTAAAACTGATATTAATAAAAGAATAAAAGAGTTGTCTGATATATTAGATATGAATGAATATATAGATAGAAGAGTTGGAAAGTTTTCTAAAGGTATGAAACAAAAAGTAGCTATAGCCAGAAGCATAGTTCATTCCCCTGAAATAATGCTTTTTGATGAGCCAACATCAGGGTTAGATGTTACAGTAACGAGATTAGTACACGGCTTTATAAAATCATTAAAAGAAGAAGGTAAAACTATAATATTCTCTAGTCATCATATGGATGAAGTTGAAAAATTATGTGATAGTGTAGGAATTATTAATAAAGGTAAAATTGTCTATGTAGGTACTTTAGATGAACTTAAAAATAAATATGACAAAGATTTAGAAGAAATCTTTGTTGAATTGGTAGGTGATAAAA
The sequence above is a segment of the Gottschalkia purinilytica genome. Coding sequences within it:
- a CDS encoding DUF3169 family protein, whose protein sequence is MKISKKRIHFFIVTGIFAFIGGIVGFLSSKYNGLSIPFSKFSYNLFYKLGIVFFIVTILITTKNLIDIVKYSKSHDKNSEVARNIEKKLEFTMFTSTSFSILFLGWYGVLISFITTLNNIFHISTGIIIILTGAILQGIVFKYHNKLYPKKAIDPMSLNADKDRFDKLDEGEKWMIYKSSYKTFRVMDFIYSIVLTFIILASMLFSLSSLSIVIVTLLWISQKLIYFCEARKFNNE
- a CDS encoding ABC transporter ATP-binding protein; this encodes MIEVINLQKKFKDFEAVKNVSFKVEKGKVFGLLGENGAGKTTTLRLLSTMLKPTSGTANIGGYDLVKNPEGVRSKIGILFGGETGLYDRLTARENMEYFGLLNGMSKTDINKRIKELSDILDMNEYIDRRVGKFSKGMKQKVAIARSIVHSPEIMLFDEPTSGLDVTVTRLVHGFIKSLKEEGKTIIFSSHHMDEVEKLCDSVGIINKGKIVYVGTLDELKNKYDKDLEEIFVELVGDKSAI
- a CDS encoding helix-turn-helix transcriptional regulator, whose amino-acid sequence is MELRNRVKEMRARFNLSQSELGKLVDVSRQTIGLIEKGDYSPSVFLALKIAKVFESSVEEIFRLEEDEDDEDQ